Proteins from one Drosophila gunungcola strain Sukarami chromosome 3R, Dgunungcola_SK_2, whole genome shotgun sequence genomic window:
- the LOC128252438 gene encoding guanine deaminase, which yields MATVFLGTIVHTKSFSEFESFESGFLAVDDKGKIIGVGHDYQAWLSSSPLQAKDLAEIRLSEHQFLMPGFVDCHIHAPQFAQVGLGLDMPLLDWLNTYTFPLEAKFSDQQFAQEVYQSVVEATLRCGTTLASYFATNHLESTLILAREAVRQGQRALVGKICSDCNSPSFYVETTEESASATLAFVEEMGKLGSPLVLPTITPRFALSCSKALLKDLGDIAKRFDLHVQSHISENLAEIEVVKGIFRTSYAAAYDEAGLLTNKTVMAHGVHLEDDEIALLKNRGCSVAHCPASNTMLSSGLCDVQRLVGAGVTVGLGTDVSGGNSVSIQDAMLRALDVSKHLDVFKKQNIRGTGEAKTQDPSYVQLKYKQALYMATLGGAKALAMDHLTGNFAVGKEFDALLVDVSVVTHPLRRLNVDELVEKFIYTGCDRNIVEVFVAGKRVKRGSQPE from the exons ATGGCAACTGTATTCCTGGGAACCATTGTGCACACCAAGTCCTTCAGCGAGTTCGAGTCCTTCGAGAGCGGATTCCTGGCAGTGGACGACAAGGGAAAG ATAATAGGAGTGGGCCATGACTATCAGGCGTGGCTCTCGAGCAGCCCGCTGCAGGCCAAGGATCTGGCCGAGATTCGGCTGTCGGAGCACCAGTTCCTCATGCCGGGCTTCGTCGACTGCCACATCCACGCGCCGCAGTTTGCGCAGGTGGGCCTGGGACTGGACATGCCCCTCCTGGACTGGCTGAACACGTACACCTTCCCGCTGGAGGCGAAGTTCTCCGACCAGCAGTTCGCCCAAGAGGTCTACCAGAGCGTTGTC GAAGCAACGCTGCGCTGCGGAACCACCCTGGCATCCTATTTCGCCACCAATCACCTGGAGTCGACGCTGATCCTGGCGCGGGAGGCGGTGCGCCAAGGCCAGCGGGCGCTCGTGGGCAAGATCTGCTCCGACTGCAACAGTCCCTCCTTCTACGT GGAGACGACGGAGGAGTCGGCCAGCGCCACCCTGGCGTTCGTGGAGGAGATGGGCAAGCTCGGCAGCCCGCTGGTGCTGCCCACGATCACGCCCCGATTCGCCCTCAGCTGCAGCAAGGCCCTGCTGAAGGACCTGGGCGACATAGCCAAGCGATTCGACCTGCACGTCCAGAGCCACATAAGCGAGAACCTGGCCGAGATCGAGGTGGTGAAGGGGATCTTCCGGACCAGTTACGCCGCAGCGTACGACGAGGCTGGACTGCTCACCAACAAG ACGGTAATGGCCCACGGCGTGCACCTGGAGGACGACGAGATCGCACTGCTGAAGAACCGCGGCTGCTCGGTGGCCCATTGTCCCGCATCCAACACGATGCTCAGCTCGGGCCTGTGCGACGTCCAGCGACTGGTTGGAGCCGGCGTGACCGTGGGCCTGGGCACAGACGTTTCGGGCGGCAACTCGGTGTCCATCCAGGACGCCATGCTGCGCGCCCTGGACGTGTCCAAGCACCTGGACGTCTTCAAGAAGCAGAACATACGCGGAACGGGGGAGGCGAAGACCCAGGACCCCAGCTACGTGCAGCTGAAGTACAAGCAGGCCCTGTACATGGCCACTTTGGGCGGCGCCAAGGCGCTCGCAATGGACCACCTGACCGGAAACTTCGCCGTGGGCAAGGAGTTCGATGCGCTGCTAGTGGACGTTAGCGTCGTGACACATCCCCTTCGCAGGCTGAACGTCGACGAGCTGGTGGAGAAGTTCATTTACACCGGCTGTGACCGCAACATTGTGGAGGTCTTCGTGGCCGGCAAGCGCGTTAAAAGGGGAAGCCAACCAGAATAG
- the LOC128252424 gene encoding cyclin-G-associated kinase isoform X1: MGEFFKSLNFNYFSSSEGSPSANGAAGGGGGGAAAGAGVLGGRLDNDFVGQVVEVAGHRLRIKCVIAEGGYAFVYVAQDVQTGTEYALKRLIGADQQACNAIINEIGIHKQVSGHGNIVAFVGSSYAAPTPQHGAQYLLLTELCKGGSLVDCFRANNAAIDPPLVLRIFYQMARAVACLHSQSPPIAHRDIKIENFLVGNDKQIKLCDFGSATKEVLAPTFEWSANQRNMLEDQLNTVTTPMYRAPEMLDTWSNNPIGPKADVWALSCILYFLCYRRHPYEDGGKLRIINANYILPPDPQYQCFRDIIRGCFKVNPAERLDIAMVLERLAAIAETQNWSLKGPLDLHGVPIDSFPAESPARKNSVQSEFYTESPSTAPHAAPPSATAPSSSNGHGSLLSSLRGGAGTLFKNIKDTSTKVMQTMQQSIARTDLDISHITSRILVMPCPSDGFESAYKTNNIEDVRLSLESRFAPQKISIYNFGQRTVPRLPPPVRTVEAGSVYGCPQAHAPNLQGLFTVSADMYNFLNADPKSIVIVQTGDSGGCSAATVICALLMYADLLQEPEDAVQVFAVKRHTINLRPSEFRYLYYFGDILRPTPLLPHYKNTNLVALSCQPVPRMTKARDGCRIYMEVYCNETLLLSTLQDYEKMRLHLAGPGKIVLPINLTVCGDVTVVLYHARKGMVRPQGLKICQFQVNTGFIPEPETLITFTSQDLDDLPDPEQVTPGFCVSLSLTVTDSETPPSHKPPWLPAKPSRSPAALFSSDLEFAEMLDNFVTKPSTRSSPPPAAQNSRNSDRASSPLVLPDVTETAHEPPTAVPEPSPPIDLLNLNQQHSDAPAADPLASAKPSSDASFDLLGAFGDDDSSGIGSAPIPDILPAPPLLQQPPPKANTDLFDIFGSVDQASAPSLKPSAAPDRPPFVGALPTFVTKPAVARNDRSPTQPITKAPADPFADIANLASGLNINFNRSTLSGKSPVGSSPQPTQFSSPTHRPSPSSQPQASFMQTPTQPQPQPQPMTTSARAAPQPQSAPAQSRPDYSRAHFDAPKPAQQAGPGGTKGSDIFADILGQQGYSFGSKMNQGPRSINEMRKEDLVRDMDPKKVRIMEWTDGKKNNIRALLCSMHTVLWDNAKWQRCEMSTMVTPVEVKKAYRRACLAVHPDKHNGTENEEIAKLIFMELNNAWTDFENDATQQNMFNA; this comes from the exons ATGGGCGAGTTCTTCAAGTCGCTCAACTTCAACTACTTCTCCTCCAGCGAGGGCAGTCCATCTGCCAACGGGGCTGCAGGTGGCGGTGggggaggagcagcagcaggagcaggtgtCCTCGGGGGCAGACTGGACAACGACTTCGTCGGCCAGGTCGTCGAGGTGGCTGGCCACAGGCTGCGCATCAAGTGTGTCATCGCCGAAG GCGGATACGCCTTTGTGTACGTCGCCCAAGATGTGCAGACTGGCACCGAGTACGCCCTCAAGCGTCTAATCGGGGCCGATCAGCAGGCCTGCAACGCCATCATCAACGAGATCGGCATTCACAAGCAGGTCTCGGGCCACGGCAACATTGTCGCCTTCGTGGGCTCCAGCTATGCGGCCCCGACGCCCCAGCACGGGGCTCAGTACCTGCTCCTCACGGAACTTTGCAAAG GCGGCTCCCTGGTGGACTGCTTCAGGGCCAACAACGCTGCCATCGATCCGCCCTTGGTGCTGCGCATCTTCTACCAAATGGCTCGGGCCGTGGCCTGCCTGCACTCACAGTCGCCGCCGATCGCCCATCGAGACATAAAG ATCGAAAACTTCCTCGTTGGCAACGACAAGCAGATCAAGTTGTGCGACTTTGGATCCGCCACCAAGGAGGTGCTTGCACCGACGTTCGAGTGGAGCGCCAACCAGCGCAACATGCTGGAGGACCAGCTAAACACCGTCACAACACCCATGTACCGGGCCCCCGAGATGCTAGACACCTGGTCCAACAACCCGATCGGGCCCAAGGCGGATGTCTGGGCTCTTAGCTGCATCCTCTACTTCCTGTGCTACCGCAGACATCCCTACGAGGATGGCGGCAAGCTGCGGATCATCAACGCCAACTACATTCTTCCGCCGGACCCCCAGTATCAGTGCTTTCGCGACATCATCAGGGGATGCTTCAAGGTGAACCCCGCCGAGCGCCTGGACATTGCCATGGTGCTCGAACGCCTTGCAGCCATCGCGGAGACACAAAATTGGTCGCTCAAAGGGCCTCTTGACCTGCACGGAGTTCCCATTGACTCCTTTCCGGCTGAGAGCCCCGCTCGCAAGAACTCCGTACAGTCGGAGTTTTACACCGAATCGCCTAGTACCGCCCCGCACGCAGCGCCACCCTCGGCCACCGCTCCATCCTCCAGCAACGGACACGGAAGTCTGCTGTCGTCGCTGCGTGGCGGCGCCGGTACGCTGTTCAAGAACATAAAGGACACGTCCACCAAAGTGATGCAGACAATGCAGCAATCAATCGCCCGCACCGATCTCGACATCAGCCACATCACCTCGCGCATCCTGGTTATGCCCTGCCCCTCCGACGGCTTTGAGTCGGCGTACAAGACCAACAACATCGAAGATGTGCGGCTGTCTCTGGAGAGTCGTTTTGCCCCGCAGAAGATCAGCATTTACAACTTTGGGCAACGCACAGTGCCCCGACTGCCGCCACCAGTGCGCACAGTTGAGGCAGGCTCAGTTTACGGGTGCCCACAGGCCCATGCTCCCAATCTGCAG GGTCTGTTCACCGTGTCGGCAGACATGTACAACTTCCTCAACGCCGATCCAAAGTCGATTGTGATCGTGCAGACCGGCGACTCTGGCGGGTGCAGTGCCGCCACCGTCATCTGCGCGCTGCTCATGTATGCAGATCTGCTGCAGGAGCCGGAGGACGCGGTGCAGGTGTTCGCCGTCAAGCGGCACACCATCAACCTGCGACCCTCCGAGTTCCGCTACCTGTACTACTTCGGCGACATCCTGCGGCCCACGCCCCTGCTGCCCCACTACAAGAACACCAATCTCGTGGCGCTCAGCTGCCAGCCTGTGCCCAGGATGACCAAGGCTCGCGACGGCTGTCGGATCTACATGGAGGTGTATTGCAACGAGACCTTGTTGCTCAGCACACTGCAGGACTACGAGAAGATGCG CTTGCACCTGGCCGGCCCGGGAAAAATAGTTCTGCCGATCAACTTGACCGTGTGCGGCGATGTCACGGTGGTGTTGTACCACGCCCGCAAGGGAATGGTGCGACCCCAAGGCCTGAAGATATGTCAGTTCCAAGTGAACACGGGCTTCATCCCAGAGCCCGAAACGCTGATCACGTTCACCAGCCAAGACCTCGACGACCTGCCCGATCCCGAGCAGGTGACGCCGGGCTTCTGCGTGTCGCTTTCGCTGACTGTGACCGACTCGGAAACGCCTCCCAGCCACAAGCCGCCATGGCTGCCGGCCAAACCCTCTCGATCACCAGCAGCCCTGTTTAGTTCGGATCTGGAGTTCGCCGAGATGTTGGACAACTTTG TGACCAAGCCCAGCACGCGTTCATCGCCACCGCCTGCTGCCCAGAACAGTCGGAACAGTGATCGCGCCAGCTCTCCCCTCGTTCTGCCCGATGTCACAGAGACCGCCCACGAACCTCCGACGGCGGTGCCAGAGCCTTCGCCGCCCATCGACCTGCTCAATCTGAACCAGCAGCACAGCGACGCCCCGGCCGCGGATCCCCTGGCCAGCGCCAAGCCCAGCTCGGACGCCAGCTTCGACCTGCTGGGGGCCTTTGGCGACGACGACTCCTCGGGCATAGGCTCAGCGCCGATTCCGGACATACTTCCAGCACCGCCCCTGctgcagcagccgccgccaAAGGCCAACACCGACCTGTTCGACATCTTCGGCTCTGTGGACCAGGCCAGTGCGCCCAGCCTCAAGCCGTCGGCCGCACCCGACCGTCCGCCTTTCGTCGGCGCCCTGCCAACCTTTGTGACCAAGCCAGCGGTCGCCAGAAACGACCGATCGCCAACCCAGCCGATCACCAAGGCCCCGGCCGATCCCTTTGCCGACATCGCCAACCTGGCCTCGGGACTTAACATCAACTTCAACCGCAGCACGCTGAGTGGCAAGTCCCCGGTCGGCAGCAGTCCCCAGCCGACGCAGTTTTCCAGCCCCACCCACCGGCCGTCCCCATCCTCGCAGCCCCAGGCGAGTTTTATGCAGACACCgacgcagccgcagccgcagcccCAGCCGATGACAACGTCTGCCAGGGCAGCTCCGCAGCCTCAGTCGGCTCCGGCCCAGTCGCGACCTGACTACAGTCGAGCCCACTTCGACGCGCCGAAGCCAGCCCAGCAAGCTGGACCTGGAGGCACCAAGGGCTCCGATATATTTGCAGACATTCTGGGCCAGCAGGGCTACTCGTTCGGCAGCAAAATGAACCAGGGCCCGCGGTCCATCAATGAAATGCGCAAGGAGGACTTGGTCAGGGACATGGACCCCAAGAAAGTGCGCATTATGGAATGG ACCGACGGCAAGAAAAACAACATCCGTGCGCTCCTCTGCTCCATGCACACAGTGTTGTGGGACAACGCCAAGTGGCAGCGCTGCGAGATGTCCACCATGGTGACTCCGGTTGAGGTTAAGAAGGCGTACCGGCGCGCCTGCCTGGCCGTGCATCCTGACAAG CATAATGGAACCGAGAACGAGGAGATTGCCAAGCTCATTTTTATGGAACTGAACAATGCATGGACAGATTTCGAAAACGATGCCACGCAGCAAAATATGTTCAATGCGTAA
- the LOC128252424 gene encoding cyclin-G-associated kinase isoform X2 translates to MGEFFKSLNFNYFSSSEGSPSANGAAGGGGGGAAAGAGVLGGRLDNDFVGQVVEVAGHRLRIKCVIAEGGYAFVYVAQDVQTGTEYALKRLIGADQQACNAIINEIGIHKQVSGHGNIVAFVGSSYAAPTPQHGAQYLLLTELCKGGSLVDCFRANNAAIDPPLVLRIFYQMARAVACLHSQSPPIAHRDIKIENFLVGNDKQIKLCDFGSATKEVLAPTFEWSANQRNMLEDQLNTVTTPMYRAPEMLDTWSNNPIGPKADVWALSCILYFLCYRRHPYEDGGKLRIINANYILPPDPQYQCFRDIIRGCFKVNPAERLDIAMVLERLAAIAETQNWSLKGPLDLHGVPIDSFPAESPARKNSVQSEFYTESPSTAPHAAPPSATAPSSSNGHGSLLSSLRGGAGTLFKNIKDTSTKVMQTMQQSIARTDLDISHITSRILVMPCPSDGFESAYKTNNIEDVRLSLESRFAPQKISIYNFGQRTVPRLPPPVRTVEAGSVYGCPQAHAPNLQGLFTVSADMYNFLNADPKSIVIVQTGDSGGCSAATVICALLMYADLLQEPEDAVQVFAVKRHTINLRPSEFRYLYYFGDILRPTPLLPHYKNTNLVALSCQPVPRMTKARDGCRIYMEVYCNETLLLSTLQDYEKMRLHLAGPGKIVLPINLTVCGDVTVVLYHARKGMVRPQGLKICQFQVNTGFIPEPETLITFTSQDLDDLPDPEQVTPGFCVSLSLTVTDSETPPSHKPPWLPAKPSRSPAALFSSDLEFAEMLDNFVTKPAVARNDRSPTQPITKAPADPFADIANLASGLNINFNRSTLSGKSPVGSSPQPTQFSSPTHRPSPSSQPQASFMQTPTQPQPQPQPMTTSARAAPQPQSAPAQSRPDYSRAHFDAPKPAQQAGPGGTKGSDIFADILGQQGYSFGSKMNQGPRSINEMRKEDLVRDMDPKKVRIMEWTDGKKNNIRALLCSMHTVLWDNAKWQRCEMSTMVTPVEVKKAYRRACLAVHPDKHNGTENEEIAKLIFMELNNAWTDFENDATQQNMFNA, encoded by the exons ATGGGCGAGTTCTTCAAGTCGCTCAACTTCAACTACTTCTCCTCCAGCGAGGGCAGTCCATCTGCCAACGGGGCTGCAGGTGGCGGTGggggaggagcagcagcaggagcaggtgtCCTCGGGGGCAGACTGGACAACGACTTCGTCGGCCAGGTCGTCGAGGTGGCTGGCCACAGGCTGCGCATCAAGTGTGTCATCGCCGAAG GCGGATACGCCTTTGTGTACGTCGCCCAAGATGTGCAGACTGGCACCGAGTACGCCCTCAAGCGTCTAATCGGGGCCGATCAGCAGGCCTGCAACGCCATCATCAACGAGATCGGCATTCACAAGCAGGTCTCGGGCCACGGCAACATTGTCGCCTTCGTGGGCTCCAGCTATGCGGCCCCGACGCCCCAGCACGGGGCTCAGTACCTGCTCCTCACGGAACTTTGCAAAG GCGGCTCCCTGGTGGACTGCTTCAGGGCCAACAACGCTGCCATCGATCCGCCCTTGGTGCTGCGCATCTTCTACCAAATGGCTCGGGCCGTGGCCTGCCTGCACTCACAGTCGCCGCCGATCGCCCATCGAGACATAAAG ATCGAAAACTTCCTCGTTGGCAACGACAAGCAGATCAAGTTGTGCGACTTTGGATCCGCCACCAAGGAGGTGCTTGCACCGACGTTCGAGTGGAGCGCCAACCAGCGCAACATGCTGGAGGACCAGCTAAACACCGTCACAACACCCATGTACCGGGCCCCCGAGATGCTAGACACCTGGTCCAACAACCCGATCGGGCCCAAGGCGGATGTCTGGGCTCTTAGCTGCATCCTCTACTTCCTGTGCTACCGCAGACATCCCTACGAGGATGGCGGCAAGCTGCGGATCATCAACGCCAACTACATTCTTCCGCCGGACCCCCAGTATCAGTGCTTTCGCGACATCATCAGGGGATGCTTCAAGGTGAACCCCGCCGAGCGCCTGGACATTGCCATGGTGCTCGAACGCCTTGCAGCCATCGCGGAGACACAAAATTGGTCGCTCAAAGGGCCTCTTGACCTGCACGGAGTTCCCATTGACTCCTTTCCGGCTGAGAGCCCCGCTCGCAAGAACTCCGTACAGTCGGAGTTTTACACCGAATCGCCTAGTACCGCCCCGCACGCAGCGCCACCCTCGGCCACCGCTCCATCCTCCAGCAACGGACACGGAAGTCTGCTGTCGTCGCTGCGTGGCGGCGCCGGTACGCTGTTCAAGAACATAAAGGACACGTCCACCAAAGTGATGCAGACAATGCAGCAATCAATCGCCCGCACCGATCTCGACATCAGCCACATCACCTCGCGCATCCTGGTTATGCCCTGCCCCTCCGACGGCTTTGAGTCGGCGTACAAGACCAACAACATCGAAGATGTGCGGCTGTCTCTGGAGAGTCGTTTTGCCCCGCAGAAGATCAGCATTTACAACTTTGGGCAACGCACAGTGCCCCGACTGCCGCCACCAGTGCGCACAGTTGAGGCAGGCTCAGTTTACGGGTGCCCACAGGCCCATGCTCCCAATCTGCAG GGTCTGTTCACCGTGTCGGCAGACATGTACAACTTCCTCAACGCCGATCCAAAGTCGATTGTGATCGTGCAGACCGGCGACTCTGGCGGGTGCAGTGCCGCCACCGTCATCTGCGCGCTGCTCATGTATGCAGATCTGCTGCAGGAGCCGGAGGACGCGGTGCAGGTGTTCGCCGTCAAGCGGCACACCATCAACCTGCGACCCTCCGAGTTCCGCTACCTGTACTACTTCGGCGACATCCTGCGGCCCACGCCCCTGCTGCCCCACTACAAGAACACCAATCTCGTGGCGCTCAGCTGCCAGCCTGTGCCCAGGATGACCAAGGCTCGCGACGGCTGTCGGATCTACATGGAGGTGTATTGCAACGAGACCTTGTTGCTCAGCACACTGCAGGACTACGAGAAGATGCG CTTGCACCTGGCCGGCCCGGGAAAAATAGTTCTGCCGATCAACTTGACCGTGTGCGGCGATGTCACGGTGGTGTTGTACCACGCCCGCAAGGGAATGGTGCGACCCCAAGGCCTGAAGATATGTCAGTTCCAAGTGAACACGGGCTTCATCCCAGAGCCCGAAACGCTGATCACGTTCACCAGCCAAGACCTCGACGACCTGCCCGATCCCGAGCAGGTGACGCCGGGCTTCTGCGTGTCGCTTTCGCTGACTGTGACCGACTCGGAAACGCCTCCCAGCCACAAGCCGCCATGGCTGCCGGCCAAACCCTCTCGATCACCAGCAGCCCTGTTTAGTTCGGATCTGGAGTTCGCCGAGATGTTGGACAA CTTTGTGACCAAGCCAGCGGTCGCCAGAAACGACCGATCGCCAACCCAGCCGATCACCAAGGCCCCGGCCGATCCCTTTGCCGACATCGCCAACCTGGCCTCGGGACTTAACATCAACTTCAACCGCAGCACGCTGAGTGGCAAGTCCCCGGTCGGCAGCAGTCCCCAGCCGACGCAGTTTTCCAGCCCCACCCACCGGCCGTCCCCATCCTCGCAGCCCCAGGCGAGTTTTATGCAGACACCgacgcagccgcagccgcagcccCAGCCGATGACAACGTCTGCCAGGGCAGCTCCGCAGCCTCAGTCGGCTCCGGCCCAGTCGCGACCTGACTACAGTCGAGCCCACTTCGACGCGCCGAAGCCAGCCCAGCAAGCTGGACCTGGAGGCACCAAGGGCTCCGATATATTTGCAGACATTCTGGGCCAGCAGGGCTACTCGTTCGGCAGCAAAATGAACCAGGGCCCGCGGTCCATCAATGAAATGCGCAAGGAGGACTTGGTCAGGGACATGGACCCCAAGAAAGTGCGCATTATGGAATGG ACCGACGGCAAGAAAAACAACATCCGTGCGCTCCTCTGCTCCATGCACACAGTGTTGTGGGACAACGCCAAGTGGCAGCGCTGCGAGATGTCCACCATGGTGACTCCGGTTGAGGTTAAGAAGGCGTACCGGCGCGCCTGCCTGGCCGTGCATCCTGACAAG CATAATGGAACCGAGAACGAGGAGATTGCCAAGCTCATTTTTATGGAACTGAACAATGCATGGACAGATTTCGAAAACGATGCCACGCAGCAAAATATGTTCAATGCGTAA